In a single window of the Drosophila subpulchrella strain 33 F10 #4 breed RU33 chromosome X, RU_Dsub_v1.1 Primary Assembly, whole genome shotgun sequence genome:
- the LOC119558174 gene encoding uncharacterized protein LOC119558174, whose protein sequence is MSTSFKSRIPERVKHSLTALHGPNSRVTRSRSIARPNRCTLYRSKLPLPIRMLTALVREVPPEAAAAAAATSSSSRRPETERETEAVIRSLVRCSIPPAVRGNRTSFRRIQLAHCSPQVASVSLTMKPQNRWQNASALSPPQKPHTVQQPVAPVVVKRKRTEDEVVSAKSLIELVAGKWQPDMKMMRFLCSDHRLINVPSRLMYRYSEIMCHLEMEEQPIELRAIRSVTLLRVVMWMHQKSLNGNGEVLTAGLEQSCICANQEKGNGNENNTENSCEITENIQENDASITINAQSIINQMFNAYSDSEDETTESSSESSESSEENDSADSIDFEMSNGYRKYGYQNTKNSCKRTERLHNRIVKVYNKRGYKTAENSCENYENAENVIYKKLNGYTEGGNEKVENCILNDICKIADLANGMHFRNAGNITSNTGNTQMKARTGNDFNTESGNEQNANGSCSDKENTIHNIYENNSQDRFVISPKNTGIFRENSGNGIENGKEKGTIEGSSLSENIFRTSGKPNFSEINLNGNGNANENRNASEQKVPIVENLKSEASELSSWEQRLLGSELYQLVELILAAHYLGVDSLTLLATHHFGELMAQRTRTERCIMLKIRTHLAGVRQTLDNHRPRIQEIMTQERYPNPNPNHLRPQRESPAFAAVNKELLLGPNKMSRIRSARRTEGPCAIETSTPLCSNRHRHHQNCFHTRF, encoded by the coding sequence ATGTCAACCAGCTTTAAGTCGAGAATTCCGGAGCGCGTTAAGCACTCGCTGACGGCGCTGCATGGGCCAAATTCGCGGGTTACGCGCTCGCGAAGCATCGCTCGTCCGAATCGCTGTACACTGTACCGCTCTAAGTTGCCGCTGCCGATCAGGATGCTGACCGCTTTGGTCAGGGAGGTACCGCCGgaagcagcggcagcggcagcggccaccagcagcagcagcaggagacCGGAAACGGAAAGGGAAACCGAAGCGGTGATCCGCTCGCTAGTGCGATGCTCGATTCCGCCGGCGGTACGCGGCAATCGCACCTCCTTCCGTCGCATCCAATTGGCCCACTGTTCGCCCCAGGTGGCCAGTGTCTCGCTGACGATGAAGCCCCAAAACCGATGGCAGAATGCCAGCGCACTGAGTCCGCCCCAAAAACCCCACACGGTGCAGCAGCCCGTTGCCCCGGTGGTGGTGAAACGCAAGCGCACCGAGGACGAGGTGGTGTCCGCGAAGAGCCTCATCGAACTGGTGGCCGGAAAATGGCAACCGGATATGAAAATGATGCGCTTCCTGTGCAGCGATCATCGGCTGATCAATGTGCCCAGCCGCCTGATGTACCGCTACTCGGAAATTATGTGCCACCTGGAAATGGAGGAGCAGCCCATCGAGCTGCGGGCCATCCGATCGGTGACCCTGCTCCGGGTGGTCATGTGGATGCATCAGAAGAGCCTGAACGGAAACGGTGAAGTGCTGACTGCCGGACTCGAGCAGAGTTGCATTTGCGCCAACCAGGAAAAAGGAAACGGAAATGAAAATAACACCGAGAACAGTTGTGAAATCACTGAGAACATTCAAGAAAATGATGCAAGCATAACTATAAATGCTCAATCTATAATAAACCAAATGTTTAATGCATACAGCGATAGCGAGGATGAAACTACTGAGAGCAGTTCTGAAAGCAGTGAGAGCAGTGAGGAAAATGATAGTGCCGATAGTATCGACTTTGAAATGAGCAATGGCTACAGAAAATACGGATATCAGAATACCAAGAACAGCTGCAAAAGGACAGAAAGATTGCATAATCGAATTGTTAAGGTCTATAATAAAAGAGGATATAAAACTGCCGAGAATAGTTGTGAAAATTACGAGAATgctgaaaatgtaatatacaAGAAACTTAATGGCTACACAGAAGGCGGAAATGAAAAGGTCGAGAACTGTATACTAAATGATATATGCAAAATTGCGGACCTTGCAAATGGGATGCATTTCAGAAATGCAGGGAACATAACCTCAAACACTGGGAACACTCAGATGAAAGCCAGAACCGGAAATGACTTCAATACGGAAAGCGGAAATGAGCAAAATGCAAATGGCAGCTGTAGTGACAAGGAAAATACTATTCACAATATATATGAAAACAACAGTCAAGATCGTTTTGTAATTAGTCCCAAAAATACTGGAATTTTCAGGGAGAACAGTGGAAACGGTATTGAGAATGGCAAAGAAAAGGGCACTATCGAAGGCAGTAGTTTAAGTGAAAATATATTTCGTACCAGTGGGAAGCCAAATTTCAgtgaaataaatctaaatggaaatggaaatgcaaACGAGAACAGGAATGCAAGTGAACAAAAAGTTCCCATCGTTGAGAATTTAAAAAGTGAGGCCTCTGAACTCAGTTCGTGGGAGCAGCGATTGTTGGGCAGTGAACTCTACCAGTTGGTGGAGCTCATCCTGGCCGCTCACTATTTGGGCGTGGATTCGCTGACCCTGCTGGCCACCCATCATTTTGGCGAGCTGATGGCCCAAAGGACTCGCACGGAAAGGTGCATCATGCTGAAGATTCGCACACATTTGGCTGGCGTGCGTCAAACTCTGGACAACCATCGTCCGCGAATCCAGGAGATAATGACGCAGGAGAGgtatccgaatccgaatccgaatcatCTGAGGCCGCAGCGAGAAAGTCCAGCTTTTGCTGCGGTCAACAAGGAGCTGCTGCTGGGTCCCAACAAGATGTCCAGGATCCGATCAGCACGAAGAACTGAAGGTCCTTGCGCCATCGAGACCTCGACCCCACTCTGCTCCAATAGACATCGCCACCACCAGAACTGTTTTCACACCAGGTTTTAA